The Methanothrix soehngenii GP6 genome has a window encoding:
- a CDS encoding lysylphosphatidylglycerol synthase transmembrane domain-containing protein: protein MDKKNQALIAAATVTAVLLYLLLSQIDPHDIISTLKGIDASYLAGGFILYLLCNIFRALRFHILLDQEIKLFPLFNLVCIYNMMNNLAPMRTGELSYIYMLKKLHNKNAITGASTLILSRIFDFIAIGTLFLASAWMIGDRLGGMKSILIPISLFMIFCLILLLMLFYGGEWLSISFSCALDRMGLARNATAIYLISNLKEMVQSMQKLRNAKIALLILASSFIIWAANFFVVFLVIRGMHFDIPMPIIVMGSTFTVLSTLLPIYGIAGLGTSQGLWTLVFLPLGIPLDQAIISAFGYYIVQMAYYLVLGFYGLAMIKLTDQEG from the coding sequence ATGGATAAGAAAAATCAAGCCCTGATTGCCGCAGCTACAGTCACGGCAGTATTGCTCTATCTGCTCCTGTCTCAGATAGATCCGCACGATATAATCAGCACACTCAAAGGCATCGATGCTTCATATCTGGCAGGCGGCTTTATTCTATACTTGCTATGCAATATATTCAGAGCGCTGAGGTTTCATATCTTATTGGACCAGGAGATTAAGCTCTTCCCTCTCTTTAACTTGGTGTGTATCTACAATATGATGAACAATCTAGCGCCGATGAGAACAGGAGAGCTGTCTTACATCTATATGCTCAAGAAGCTGCATAATAAGAATGCCATCACCGGAGCCTCCACCCTCATCTTATCCCGCATCTTCGACTTCATTGCCATCGGCACCCTCTTCCTGGCCTCGGCATGGATGATAGGCGATCGGCTGGGGGGGATGAAAAGCATCCTAATCCCCATATCCCTCTTTATGATCTTTTGCTTGATTCTGTTATTGATGCTCTTTTATGGAGGAGAATGGCTCTCAATTTCATTCTCCTGCGCCCTGGATAGGATGGGATTGGCCAGAAATGCCACTGCTATATATCTGATATCTAATCTGAAAGAGATGGTTCAATCCATGCAGAAATTAAGAAATGCAAAAATTGCACTTCTTATATTGGCTTCCTCGTTTATCATCTGGGCAGCCAATTTTTTTGTTGTTTTTCTGGTAATAAGGGGGATGCACTTTGACATTCCAATGCCGATAATTGTTATGGGCTCGACCTTCACTGTGCTCTCTACCCTCCTGCCAATATACGGAATCGCAGGACTAGGAACGAGCCAGGGCTTATGGACCCTGGTCTTCTTGCCCCTGGGAATTCCCCTCGACCAGGCGATCATATCGGCTTTTGGCTACTATATCGTACAAATGGCGTATTACCTGGTGCTGGGATTTTATGGATTGGCGATGATAAAGCTGACTGACCAGGAAGGTTGA
- a CDS encoding class I SAM-dependent methyltransferase, which produces MSDYFVPQKSIREYLAENSLLGVHHLIRYKWAVAVLKDMQPKTLIDIACGAGYGSKMIAQALPDSQIIGADYDLNAINYARSAYQAPNLRFILGDLMKWDLGDYDCIISFDTLEHIPHREITLENIVNHCGFMLFSTPCGAPKINFSPDWSAHKIEYNADSLYRFLSRYFKRVIHPELDSFPHKSIFEGIPYLLKMNPLLCLDPSCSCGYSPS; this is translated from the coding sequence ATGAGCGATTATTTTGTTCCACAAAAAAGCATAAGAGAATACTTGGCAGAAAATAGCCTGCTCGGTGTCCATCACTTAATCCGCTATAAATGGGCTGTAGCCGTCCTAAAAGACATGCAGCCAAAGACTTTAATAGACATCGCCTGTGGCGCAGGCTATGGCAGCAAAATGATTGCCCAGGCGTTGCCCGACTCTCAAATCATAGGTGCTGATTATGATCTCAACGCGATTAACTATGCCAGGAGTGCTTATCAGGCCCCGAATTTGCGCTTCATCCTGGGAGACCTCATGAAATGGGATCTGGGAGACTATGATTGCATCATCTCTTTTGACACACTGGAACACATACCTCATAGAGAAATCACTTTGGAGAACATTGTGAACCATTGCGGTTTCATGCTATTTTCTACTCCGTGCGGCGCTCCCAAGATCAATTTCTCTCCTGATTGGTCTGCGCATAAAATAGAGTACAATGCGGACAGCCTATATAGGTTCTTAAGCAGGTACTTTAAAAGAGTTATCCATCCAGAATTAGATAGTTTTCCACATAAAAGTATCTTTGAGGGTATTCCTTACCTGTTGAAGATGAATCCCCTCCTCTGCTTAGACCCTAGCTGTAGCTGTGGTTATAGTCCTTCGTAG
- a CDS encoding class I SAM-dependent methyltransferase, which produces MAGAQSMPHLADGSLVDHLIMVDEFEARDFRWKNLRLLVKEHLDRSLKGEKSSIKILDLGCGTGHLALDLIREGYHVSAADVSKELVNFANRKAQEAGFELNAVQRDIQELLYRDAFDAVVCLDVLEHVGDDRLALANIYQALRSGGIMICAVPALSALYGKRDERIGHYRRYDREVLLQLIKSMGFSICAIRYWNSLGLLMVAIFEKILRREVYEKNRYSQSYLNRSLNALLDRWFGLVENRIHPPLGLTLIAVVRKPSHSPDQRNG; this is translated from the coding sequence ATGGCGGGTGCCCAAAGCATGCCTCACTTAGCAGATGGATCTCTGGTAGATCATCTCATTATGGTCGACGAATTTGAAGCAAGAGATTTCCGCTGGAAGAATCTGCGTCTTTTAGTGAAAGAGCATCTCGACCGCTCCCTGAAAGGAGAGAAGTCTAGCATAAAGATCCTTGATCTAGGATGTGGTACCGGGCATTTAGCTCTGGATCTCATCCGAGAGGGATATCATGTCTCTGCTGCAGATGTCTCAAAGGAGCTGGTGAACTTTGCCAATCGCAAAGCTCAGGAGGCAGGATTCGAGCTGAATGCCGTCCAGAGGGATATTCAGGAGCTGCTGTATAGAGATGCTTTTGATGCTGTCGTCTGCCTGGATGTGCTGGAACATGTTGGAGATGACCGCCTTGCCCTGGCAAATATCTATCAGGCTCTCAGATCCGGCGGGATCATGATATGCGCCGTGCCGGCATTGAGCGCCCTATATGGAAAGAGGGATGAGCGCATAGGCCACTACCGGAGATACGACAGAGAGGTTCTCTTGCAGTTGATCAAATCAATGGGTTTTTCTATATGCGCAATCAGGTACTGGAACAGCCTTGGCCTGTTAATGGTGGCCATATTCGAGAAGATCCTTCGTAGGGAGGTCTATGAGAAGAACAGATATTCCCAATCATACCTGAATAGGTCCCTGAATGCTCTTTTAGATCGCTGGTTCGGCCTGGTTGAGAACCGGATTCATCCCCCGCTGGGCCTCACGCTAATAGCAGTGGTGAGAAAACCTAGCCATTCACCTGATCAGAGAAATGGCTAA
- a CDS encoding glycosyltransferase family 2 protein, translating into MISIVIPLYNEEENIQELYRRLIDVLDSMRESYEVLFIDDGSTDGSYARLLEIKKNNESIKIVKFRRNFGQTAAIHAGFDYAQGEIIATLDADLQNDPQDIPDMVKKLNDLDLDVVCGWRYQRQDKFHKKILSRFANGLRRNLTGESIHDSGCTLRVYRKESVRDLDLYGEMHRYIPALLTWRGFKVDEHKVVHHERYRGQTKYNWRRLTRGFFDLVVVAFWQRYSFRPVHIFGILGGILAAVGGIVVTYLVAEKMIFGAQLADRPLFISSILMAIMGVQFITTGILADIMVKIYYGQNGRKNYLVERVV; encoded by the coding sequence ATGATTTCAATTGTTATTCCATTATATAATGAAGAAGAGAATATCCAGGAGCTTTACAGGAGGCTTATCGATGTCCTGGATTCCATGAGAGAGAGCTATGAAGTGCTTTTCATCGATGATGGATCTACGGATGGATCTTATGCCAGGCTCCTGGAAATTAAAAAAAATAATGAAAGCATCAAAATAGTGAAATTCCGGCGGAACTTCGGGCAGACGGCGGCGATTCATGCTGGCTTTGATTATGCGCAGGGTGAGATTATAGCGACTCTTGATGCTGATCTGCAGAATGATCCTCAGGACATCCCAGATATGGTAAAGAAGCTGAACGATTTAGATCTGGATGTGGTTTGTGGCTGGCGTTATCAGAGGCAGGATAAGTTTCACAAGAAGATCCTGTCGCGATTTGCCAATGGCCTGAGAAGAAATCTGACCGGCGAGTCCATTCACGACTCGGGTTGCACATTGCGCGTATACCGGAAGGAGAGCGTCAGGGATCTGGACCTTTATGGAGAGATGCATCGCTACATTCCCGCTCTTCTCACCTGGCGGGGATTCAAGGTGGATGAGCATAAGGTGGTTCATCATGAGAGGTATCGCGGCCAGACCAAGTACAATTGGAGGCGGCTGACCAGAGGATTTTTTGATCTGGTAGTGGTGGCATTCTGGCAGAGATATTCATTCAGGCCGGTGCATATATTCGGAATTTTGGGGGGGATCCTGGCAGCGGTTGGTGGCATTGTTGTCACTTATCTTGTCGCCGAGAAGATGATCTTTGGGGCACAGCTGGCAGACAGGCCGCTATTCATCTCCTCCATACTGATGGCCATAATGGGGGTGCAGTTCATAACCACAGGAATCCTGGCGGACATAATGGTCAAGATATACTATGGCCAGAATGGGAGGAAAAACTATCTGGTGGAGAGAGTAGTTTAG
- a CDS encoding SDR family oxidoreductase, whose protein sequence is MGNSIVVTGGAGFIGSYLVERFINDGHDVLCLDNFDNYYDPAIKRDNVTRFKNKENFTLLKGDILDRDMVHKALNGADCVFHLAAQAGVRASVKDPIKVHEINTMGTLNILQAALDCGVKRLVYASSSSIYGKVKYLPFDESHPRVPVSPYGLSKLMAEEYCRIFSEIYGLETVSLRYFTVYGPRMRPDLAISIFANRALQDLPLEIFGPGEKTRDFTYIDDVVCANALAMKCNRGVFNIGSGHRISVKELAELIIQLTGSRSKIVFREDARGDAQHTWANTDRAKVKLGWSSKVGIEEGLKRYIKWLTTRNSPGAKG, encoded by the coding sequence ATGGGCAACTCTATTGTAGTAACAGGCGGGGCGGGCTTTATCGGCTCATACCTAGTAGAACGATTCATTAATGATGGGCATGATGTCCTGTGCCTGGACAATTTCGATAATTATTATGATCCTGCGATAAAGCGAGACAATGTGACTCGATTTAAGAACAAGGAGAATTTCACCCTCCTGAAAGGAGATATCCTGGATCGTGATATGGTGCATAAGGCGCTCAATGGTGCGGATTGCGTCTTCCATCTGGCGGCTCAAGCTGGAGTTAGGGCATCGGTGAAAGATCCGATCAAAGTGCATGAGATCAACACTATGGGAACATTGAATATCCTCCAGGCAGCTCTTGATTGCGGCGTTAAGAGGCTTGTATATGCTTCATCCTCCTCCATTTATGGAAAGGTTAAGTACCTCCCCTTTGATGAGTCTCATCCCAGGGTGCCGGTCTCCCCATATGGCCTCTCGAAGCTGATGGCCGAGGAATACTGCCGGATATTCAGTGAGATTTACGGCCTGGAGACGGTATCCTTGAGATACTTCACCGTCTATGGGCCGAGGATGAGGCCTGATCTGGCAATAAGCATCTTCGCCAACAGGGCGCTGCAGGACCTGCCCCTGGAGATCTTCGGGCCAGGGGAGAAGACTAGGGATTTTACCTATATCGATGATGTAGTCTGTGCCAATGCTCTGGCAATGAAATGCAATAGGGGCGTCTTCAATATCGGCAGCGGGCACAGAATTAGCGTCAAAGAGCTGGCAGAGCTCATAATCCAGCTTACAGGGAGCCGCTCGAAGATTGTCTTCCGCGAGGATGCCAGGGGTGATGCCCAGCATACCTGGGCCAATACTGATAGGGCTAAGGTGAAATTGGGATGGTCCTCCAAGGTGGGCATCGAGGAAGGCCTCAAGAGATATATAAAATGGCTCACAACGAGGAATTCTCCGGGAGCAAAAGGTTGA
- a CDS encoding ArnT family glycosyltransferase, protein MDKVWLAVCAIFLLCLSFRTMDLGTGLTTDEILWIDRAPSFIEAILSHQWDQTYKVPHPGVVTMWLSGISIKIFDGSGFPEKLSFARAPTVMVTSLSIILIFYFIRVLFNTKIALLSATLISLDPFLLAHSRLIHLDAMLTTFMLLCLLSLMSFLKKPRKEFLIMTGIFLGLAILTKMPAIFLLAFMPFVVFFLSNDTMAKSFNYVIFIIILAAMTFFLFWPAMWVSPIDTLMKMAFDQQSGLDIVVKNPHGSGFFLGRIDDGSHGPLFYPVSFLMMETPITLLFLPIFLVMFIKKLFKNGLDYVNKNLIVLCLYIILFAAQMILSLKAFPRYILPVFPVVDIIVAIGMYCFFRVHINKKSVFYLLMSGIILVHLVLIIPISPYFLSYTNPVIFGGPSNAPNMILMGWGEGNDLAANYLNQKPDAQNLTVAVDYYGFDQYFIGKTTSLNESVDFIGGVDYIVFYISALQRNWSMAAWDYYKTKEPEMAIELNGIDYCYIYKTSKQ, encoded by the coding sequence ATGGATAAAGTCTGGCTTGCTGTGTGTGCGATATTTCTCCTCTGCCTATCATTTAGGACAATGGATCTTGGAACTGGCCTCACTACAGATGAGATATTGTGGATCGATAGGGCGCCGAGTTTCATTGAAGCAATATTATCGCATCAGTGGGATCAGACCTACAAAGTCCCACATCCTGGAGTGGTTACGATGTGGCTTTCTGGCATCTCTATTAAAATCTTTGATGGCTCTGGCTTTCCTGAAAAGCTATCATTTGCCAGGGCACCCACAGTTATGGTAACATCTTTATCAATCATATTGATATTTTATTTTATTCGAGTATTATTTAATACAAAGATCGCGCTCCTATCTGCCACATTGATCTCTTTAGACCCATTTTTATTAGCCCATTCAAGGCTGATCCATTTAGATGCTATGCTCACCACATTTATGCTTCTGTGTCTATTGTCTCTGATGTCATTTCTTAAAAAGCCAAGAAAAGAATTTTTGATAATGACTGGAATCTTTTTAGGCCTTGCGATTCTGACGAAGATGCCGGCAATCTTCCTTCTGGCGTTTATGCCATTTGTTGTCTTCTTTTTATCAAATGACACTATGGCAAAGTCATTTAATTATGTAATATTCATTATCATACTTGCAGCAATGACTTTCTTTCTGTTTTGGCCAGCCATGTGGGTCAGTCCAATCGATACACTAATGAAAATGGCATTCGATCAGCAAAGTGGATTGGATATCGTAGTCAAGAACCCTCATGGCAGCGGTTTTTTTTTGGGAAGAATTGATGACGGCAGTCATGGACCTCTATTCTATCCGGTTTCATTCTTAATGATGGAAACTCCAATCACTCTTCTGTTCCTGCCAATATTTCTGGTTATGTTCATAAAAAAATTATTTAAAAATGGCTTAGATTATGTTAATAAAAATTTGATTGTACTCTGCCTATACATTATACTTTTCGCTGCGCAAATGATCTTAAGCTTAAAGGCCTTTCCAAGATATATATTGCCTGTTTTTCCGGTTGTCGATATTATAGTGGCTATCGGAATGTATTGTTTTTTTAGAGTACATATAAATAAGAAATCTGTATTCTATTTGCTGATGAGCGGCATAATTCTTGTTCATTTGGTACTAATCATACCAATATCTCCATATTTCTTGTCTTACACCAATCCAGTTATATTTGGGGGGCCGAGCAATGCGCCAAATATGATTTTGATGGGATGGGGAGAAGGTAATGACTTGGCAGCGAATTATCTAAATCAAAAGCCAGACGCACAGAACCTTACCGTTGCGGTCGATTATTATGGTTTTGATCAATACTTCATCGGTAAGACTACCTCATTAAATGAGAGTGTCGATTTCATTGGCGGCGTAGACTACATAGTATTCTATATTTCTGCGTTACAAAGAAACTGGAGTATGGCTGCTTGGGACTATTATAAGACGAAGGAACCAGAAATGGCTATCGAACTGAATGGAATTGATTATTGCTACATATATAAAACCAGCAAGCAATAG